A region of the Roseiflexus sp. RS-1 genome:
TCCCAGATTCCGCACCGACAGCAGCGCCTTTTCGTCCATTTCGAGCACCTGACCGACTTTGGTAATATCGGCGCGCTTGAGACAGTTGTAGGTCCGTGTTGAGAGATCGAGCTCCTCGATCGGCGTATCATAAATATCCGCCGGGATAGCCAGTCCGTTGGGCGCTGTAGTCGGTTCCGCTTCTGTCGAGAGGCGATTGAAGTCGGCAATCGTCTGCGAATACTGAACCAGCACCTGCGCCGCGTGGCTGAGCGCATCCCCCGGCTTGATCGTTCCATCAGTCCAGATTTCGATCAACAGGCTGTCGATATCGGTCGCCTGCCCCACGCGAATATGTTCAACCACATAATTGACCTTGGGGACAGGAGTAAAGATCGCATCAATCGGGATTTCGCCGATCGGCAGCGCATCGCGCTGATCCGCCGGCAGGTAGCCGCGCCCGCGTTCGACCGTCATTTCCATATCAATGGCGGCATCGTCGCGATCGATCGTACAGATATAGTGGTTGGGATTAACGATCTCGACATTGCTTGGCGCATCAATATCCGCAGCGCGAACAACGCCGGCGCCGCGTTTCGACAGCGATATTTTCACAGGACGTTCGGCATAGGAACGCAAACGAATACCTTTGATGTTCAAGACAATCTCAGTGACGTCTTCTTTGACCCCCGGAATAGTCGAGAACTCATGAAATACTCCCTCGATCTTGATCTTCGTAATCGCCGCACCAGGGATGGAAGA
Encoded here:
- a CDS encoding DNA-directed RNA polymerase subunit alpha, giving the protein MLDIAMPKIEVVTAAENYGRFKIEPLDPGYGHTLGNALRRVLLSSIPGAAITKIKIEGVFHEFSTIPGVKEDVTEIVLNIKGIRLRSYAERPVKISLSKRGAGVVRAADIDAPSNVEIVNPNHYICTIDRDDAAIDMEMTVERGRGYLPADQRDALPIGEIPIDAIFTPVPKVNYVVEHIRVGQATDIDSLLIEIWTDGTIKPGDALSHAAQVLVQYSQTIADFNRLSTEAEPTTAPNGLAIPADIYDTPIEELDLSTRTYNCLKRADITKVGQVLEMDEKALLSVRNLGQKSMEEIRDKLIERGYIPRIGQTSHAARAEIEG